From Fusobacterium varium:
AATTGTGAAATAGTAGTAAGAGATCATGGTTATCGTTCTGTACATTATCTTATTGGGATACCTGTAACAAGTCATGATGAAATTCTTGTAGAAATACAAGTTAGAACAGTTTTTGAAGAAGCATGGAGCGAGATTGATCATTTGATGAGATATCCATATGACATTGACAATCCTATTATTACTGAATATCTTGGTATTTTTAATAGAATTGTAGGAAGTGCTGATGAAATGGGAACTTTTATCAAAAATATGAAATCTCAATTCACTGTACATCCGGGAGAAGACACTCACTATAGAGAACTTGATAATAAATTCAAATAGTGATTAAAAATCTTCAATATTTAACATAATATTGAAGATTTTTTTATAATTTATGATAATTCTTTTATTTATATAAAATTAGGGGGAATGAAATGAAATACTTTAAAAACATCTGTCTTATTTCAGCTTTTTTTCTTTTAATCAGCTGTGATAGCCCTTATATTAAAGATAAAACTCCAAGAACTAACACAACACAAAAAAATATTCCTTCAAAAGTAGTAAAGACACCTGCAAAGGAAAAACCTATTACTAAAACTACTGACTATGCTGTTATCCATTATATCAGCAATGCTAAATATGCAAAACTAAAAAATGAACTTTTAGCTGATGAAATGGATAAAATAAATTCAAAAATTAAAAAAGATGATAAAGTCAAGGTAATCTCACTTTTATCAAATGATGATAAGTATTCTTCTCAATTTCAAAATTTTTGGAATAGAGTCCTTACATTGAATCTCAAAGGGAATCCAGAATCTCTCATCAATTCTCATGCTATAGAGTTAGCAGGAAAAATATTACTGGTAAAAGATGAAAAAATAGCTGTAATAACTTCAGAACAGGAAAATCTATATTTAACTGGTGCTCTGTTGTATATAAAAAAGACTTATCCTGATTTTAATAAACTTGACATAAACATTTATTCCATAGATTCTCCAATTAATATAGGAGAATACACAAAAGATTATAAAAATTTACATTTTAAATATTATAAAATACAAGAAGACCAGCTTATAAAAGATGATAAATTTGCTTTTTTAAGCTGAACTTCATAATCACAGGGGATGTTTTTATTGGAAATAAAAAAACAAATGACAAGATTTTTTATACTTTATTTTTGTGTCAATCTTATTAATAACCTTATTCATCCTGTTACTCCTGCATACGTTGAATCTTTGAATATGCCTGATTATGTTTTTGGATTACTCTTTGCTACAATGTCTTTTTCAAACTTTTTATTTTCTCCTTTCTGGGGAGAATTGAGTGATAGAAAAGGAAGAGTTACAGTTATCAGAATATGTATGACAGGTTACGCTGTTGGGCAGTTTGGTTTTGCTGTTTGTGATAGTTTGCCTTTTATTTTATTTTTCAGATTTTTTGCTGGTATATTTTCAGGTGGATTTTTAGTAACAGCTCTTGCATATATTTCAGATATGACTAAGGGACATGAAAGAACAAAAACTTTATCTTTTTTTGCAGCATTGGTTACAATGGCAGTATCTGTAGGATTTTTTATAGGTGGATTTTTAGGTAAACTAAATATTTATTATACTTTTATGCTCCAAATACCTCTGCTGCTTATTGAAACTTTTTTATTTAAAATTTTCCTTCCTGAAAGTTTAAGTGAAGAAAAACGAATAAAAGAAAAGATAAATTTCAAGAAAATAATAAAGATAATAGATATAGAAAAAGGAAAGGAAATTCTTACTTTTCCTATTGTAATATTTTTCATTGGAGTTATACTTACTGAATTTTCCAGAGTTGGCTTTAACAACAGCTTTAACTTTTATATAAAGTCTGCTCTTAATCTTCCTCCATCATACAATGGCGGAATAATGGGGATGATTGGTATTCTTGGACTCTTTGCCAATCTTACTATAAATATGTGGCTTGCTAATAAGTTTGATTTAAGAAAAATTTTTCCTGTAATACTTTTTTCAAACAGCATTATGGGTATATTTGTACTTATATTCAGTTCTAAAATATTTATCTTCTTTTTATTCAGTGTATTGTTCTACATATTCAATGCAATATATGTTCCTATACAACAGTCATTATTTACTAGAGGTCAAAGCAGTAATTATGGACTTTTATCAGGATATTTCAATTCAGCTAAATCTTTTGGAATGATAACTGGTTCATTATTTACTGGATTTATATATGAAATAAACAAACTTTTGCCTTTTGCAGCAGTTACAATAGTTTTGTTTATAGCTGGTACAGTATATGCCTGCAATTATTTTCAGTACAAAAAAATTGAATCATAGAATTTATATTAAGAGGGGGAAAGATTATGAATGATGAATCTAAATCATCATATTTTTCAAGAGGCACTGTTGTATTTACTCTAGCAATGATATATTGTATTCTGGGAGGAAGTGCTTTTCCCAGTATAAAACTTGGCTATACTCTTTTCAATATCAAATCTGGGGCCACTGCTGCAATCATTTTGTTTGCAGGATTACGCTTTACATTAGCAGGCATAGCTACAATAGCTGTTGGAAGTATTATACATAAATCTTTTTTATTCCCAGCTAAAGGTAATTTTTCCAAAATAGCATTTTTAGGATTTATTCGTACTACTATTTTTTATTCCTTGATGTATCTTGGACTTGCTGGTACAAGTGGAATAAAAGCATCTGTCATAAATGGGACTAATCTGGTCTTTGCTATGCTAGCTTCTTGTTTTATCTTTCATCAGGAAAAGTTTACTACAATAAAATGTATTGCAGGATTATTATGCTTTTCTGCTATTGTCCTTCTGAATTTAGATGGAGATTTTACTTTTTCCTTCACTTTCAGAGGAGAGGGATTATTGCTTCTAAGTGCAGTAGTATTCGGGCTTTCAGATTGTATAACTAAAATGTTTTCAACAAATGAAAATGCTGTTACATTAAGTGGGTGGCAATTTTTAATAGGTGGGTCTTTTCTTCTATTAATAGGAATTGGATTAGGAGGAAGACTGCATATTGAAAATATTGAAGCTTTTTTCATTCTTTTTTATCTGGTATTTGTTTCTTCCATTACATTTGTGACTTGGGGAATACTTTTAAAATACAATCCTATATCAAAAATAGTTGGTTATAAAGCTATGGAACCTATATTTGGAACTTTATTATCTGCCATAGTTCTTTCTGAATATCATAGTCTTGGACTGGAAACTATTGCTGCCCTTGCACTTGTATGTACAGGAATTACACTTTTGAATTGTTATAATAAATAATGCTTCATTGTATAAAAAAGAGGGTAGCCAATATTCAGAAGGCTACCCTCTTTTAAATTTTTATCTATATAGTACTCCAATATCTTTTCTATAACATTTATCTGTAAATTCAATCTTTTCAGCATCTGCATAAGCTTTCGCTCTTGCATCTTCCAGGTCATTTCCTACAGCCACTACATTCAATACTCTTCCGCCATTAGTCAGAAGTTTTTCATTTTCCAGCTTAGCTCCAGCTACAAAAACCATATTGTCTGCTTTTTCTATTCCAGTTATTGCATATCCTTTCTTATAAGCTTCAGGATATCCACCAGAAGCAAGAACTACACAGCAAGCTGACTTATTGCTCCATTTTACTTCAGCAGTATCTAATTTTCCTTCTAAAGCACTTTCAAGAAGTTCCACAAAATCTGATTCAAGTAAAGGTAAAACTACTTGAGTTTCAGGATCTCCCATTCTCATATTATATTCAAGAAGGTATACTCCCTTTTCATTTATCATAAGACCAAAGAAAATGACTCCTGCAAAATTCATTCCTTCAGCTTTGATACCTTCTAAAGTTGGATTCATAATTCCTGTAATAAAAGCATCATACACTTCTTTCGTTACATAAGGATTAGGAGCTATTGTCCCCATTCCTCCAGTATTTAGTCCTGTTTCCTTTTCTCCTATCTTTTTATGATCTTTAGCAGATATAAAAGGAAGTATAATTTTAGAATCTGTAACTGATAATATAGAAGCTTCTACTCCATCTAAAAATTCTTCAACAACTATTTCTTCTCCAGCACTGCTGAATACTTTATCTACCATGATTTCATCTACAGCTTTCAAAGCCTCTTCTAAATTCTGACATATAAGAACTCCTTTTCCTGCTGCAAGCCCACTGGCTTTTACAACTAACGGAAATTCACAAGTTTTTATATATTCTGTTGCTTTTTCAGGACAAGTAAATATTTCATAAGCAGCAGTTTTCACTCCATATTTTTTCATAAAATCCTTTGCATATGCTTTTGATCCTTCTAAAAGAGCAGCTTTTTTATCTGGTCCAAATATTTTCAGTCCTTTTTCTTGGAATTTATCCACTATTCCATCTACAAGAAGTTCTTCACTTCCCACAATAGTAAGATCTATATTTTCTTTTACAGCAAATGCTAAAAGTTCATCTATTCCTTTTATATTTACATTCTCTCCTTTTGGAAGTGTTGCAGTTCCTCCGTTACCAGGAGCACAGAAAACTTTTTCTACATTTTTATTCTGGCTTACTTTCCAGCAGATAGCATGTTCTCTTCCACCGCTGCCAACTACTAATATTTTCATACTTTAATATCTCCTTTGTATTAGTGTTTGAAGTGTCTCATCCCAGTGAATACCATTGAAATTCCATGCTCATTACATGCATCAATAGATTCCTGATCTCTCATAGAACCACCTGGCTGAATGATAGCTCTTATTCCAGCTTTTGCACATTCATCAACAACATCTCTGAATGGAAAGAAAGCATCAGAAGCAAGAATAGCTCCTTCTATTTTATCTCCTGCTCTTTCTATTGCCTGTCTAGTTGGCCATATTCTGTTAGTTTCACCATTTCCAATTCCTACTGCCATCATATCTTTTACTACAACAATAGCATTTGACTTTACATGTTTTACCACTTTCATTCCAAAGATAAGGTTTTCCATTTCTTCAGCAGTTGGAGCTTTCTCAGTAACTGCTTCATAATCAGTAGTAAAGCTTAAATCTTCATCTTGAATAAGAAGTCCTCCATCTACTTTTACCATATTGATTTTATCCTGTGGTGTATGTTTGCATTTTATAACTCTAAGATTTTTCTTAGTTTTAAGTACTTCTAAAGCTTCATCAGTAAATGATGGTGCTATTACAATCTCTAAGAATATTTTTATCATTTCCCTAGCTGTATCTGCATCTACTTCTTTATTTAAAGCTACTATTCCACCAAAAATAGACACAGGATCACATTCATAAGCTTTTACATAAGCTTCATGAACATCTTTGCCAATAGCTGCTCCACAAGGAGTAGAGTGTTTCAAGCCACAGCATGCAGGCTCTATAAATTCACATACAGTTCTCCAAGCTACATCCATATCTCTTAGATTGTTAAATGAAAGTTCCTTCCCATTTAACTGTTCAAAGTCTTTCATAGCTCCTGTATCAGTAGTAGATACATAATATGCAGCCTTCTGATGTGGATTTTCTCCATATCTAAGATCCATTAATTTTTCATATGAAGCATTTAGATATTTAGGTATCTCATCTCCCAATAAGAATTGAGATATAGCCGCATCATAAGCTGATGTTAGATTAAATACTTTTCCAGCCAGTCTTTTTTTAGTTTCAAATGTAACCTCTCCAGTTTCCATTTCTTTCATTACTGTTTCATAATCAGCAGTGTCACTTATAACTACTACATCTTTAAATGATTTAGCAGCAGATCTCAGCATAGTAGGCCCACCAATATCTATAAATTCTACTTTTTCTTCAAAAGTAAGGTCTTCATTTACTTTCTTAAAGAAAGGATAAAGATTTACAACCACCATATCAATAGTAGATATTCCTCTTTCTTTAATAGTCGCCATATGTTCAGCATTATCTCTTATTGCAAGTATTCCCCCATGAATAACTGGATGAAGAGTTTTCACTCTTCCATCAAGCATTTCAGGAGCTCCAGTAACTTCAGCAACCTCTATTACAGGCACTCCATTTTCTTTTAAATGTTTATATGTTCCACCTGTTGAAATTATTTCTACTCCATGTTTAACTAAAAAGTTAGCAAATTCTAATATACCATTCTTATCAAAAACTGATATTAATGCTCTTTTCATCAACTTTTTCTCCTTTTTATCTCTCTGATATTATTTTAGAAATAGATTTTGGTAAAAGTTTGTGTTCTTCTACTAATATTCTTTTTTGAAGAATTTCAGCAGTATCCCCTTGCATTACAGGAACTTTTACTTGAAAGATTATCTCTCCGCTGTCCACTCCATTATCTACATAGTGAACTGTACACCCGCTTTCTTTTTCTCCTGCTGCAAGGACTGCTTCATGTACTTTTATTCCATACATTCCAGGTCCTCCAAATTTAGGAAGAAGTGATGGATGAATATTGATTATCTTCCCTTTCCATTTTTCCACAAATTCTTCATCAATTATAGATAAAAATCCTGCAAGAACTATAAGATCTACTTCTTTTTCAGAAACGACTCTGTCTATCTCCCTGCACAATTCTTTTTTAAAAACTTTTCTGTCAAGAACACAGCTTACTATCCCTTGTTCAGCTGCTCTCTCCACTCCATAACATTCTCTGTCTCCAATGACACAGGCTATTTCACAGGCCAGCTCTCTACTCTTCGACTTCTCTATTATAGATTGAAGATTGCTTCCTCCTCCTGATACTAATACTGCTATCTTAAACATAGACCTTTCTCTCCCTTTTGAACATATCCTATCTCAAAAGCTTCCTCTCCATGTTTTGCCAATTCTTCTATTACACCATTTTTATCTTTAGAATCTACTACCAAAACAAATCCTACACCCATATTGAATGTACCATACATTTCACTTTCAGGTATTTCTCCCTCTTTTTGAATATATTTGAATATATCAAGAACTCTTAATTTATCTTTGAAAACTACTGGCTGGTGTCCTTCACTTATAGTTCTAGGAAGATTTTCAGGAAGACCTCCTCCAGTTATGTGAGCCATTCCTTTTACATTATATTTTTCTAACACAGCTAATACAGGTTTAACATATATTTTTGTAGGTGTTAAAAGAGTTTCACTGATAGGCTTTCCATTAAAATCTTTAGTATAATCAGTTATTACTTTTCTTACTAATGAGAATCCATTGCTGTGTACTCCAGAAGAAGGTATAGCTATAAGGATATCTCCCTCAGAAGTAGTACTTCCATTTATTATTTTAGACTTTTCTACTGCCCCTACACAAAAACCAGCAATATCATAATCTCCCACTTTATAAAATCCTGGCATTTCAGCAGTTTCTCCACCAATAAGTGCTGCTCCTGCCTGATAACATCCCTCTGCTACTCCTGAAACAAGTTCAGCTGCTATTTCAGCATCTAGTTTTCCACAAGCTAGATAATCCAAGAAGAATATAGGTTTTGCTCCATGACAGAGTACATCATTTACACACATAGCCACAGCATCTATTCCTACTGTATCATATTTTTTCGATGTCAATGCTACTTCAAGTTTTGTTCCTACTCCATCAGTTCCAGAAACTAATACAGGATTTTCATATTTTCCCAATTCATACATAGCTCCAAAACTTCCAAGTCCATTAAGTACACTGCTGTTTTGAGTTTTAGCTACTGCTTTTTTCATAAGTTCCACTGCCTTGTAACCTTCTTCTTTATCTACTCCAGCTTCTTTATAAGAAATTGCCATTTTTTCCTCCCAAATAATTTTTTACTCTTCTGTTGGTGTACACATAGGATATTCCCCACTGAAACATCCCACACAATAATCTTTACAATTTAATGATTTTATCATATTATCCATTGATAAGTAATCCAATGTATCTGCATTTATCTCTTTTCTTATCTCATCAACTGTCATCCTAGCAGCTATAAGTTCTTCTCTGTGTGCAGTATCTATTCCATAGAAACAAGAATATTTAACTGCTGGAGAAGCTGATCTGAAGTGAACTTCCTTAGCTCCTGCTCTTCTTATTAAGTCAATAAGTATTTTACTTGTTGTTCCTCTTACTAGAGAGTCATCAATGATTACTACTCTTTTTCCTTCAAGCTGTACTCTTAAAGGATTAAGTTTTACCATTACAGCCTGTTCTCTTAAAGCTTGAGTTGGTTTGATAAATGTTCTTCCAATATATTTATTTTTGATAAGCCCCATAGCATATGGTATTCCACTTTCTTCAGCATATCCAATAGCTGCTGGTATTCCCGAATCTGGTACTCCAATAACAATATCAGCTTCAATTTTCATCTGTTTAGCCAGAAGTCTTCCAGCTTTTACTCTTGCTTCATATACATTTATTCCATCTATAATACTATCAGGCCTTGCAAAGTAAATATGCTCAAATGAACAAGGTGCTACTTTATTATTTTCAGCATATCTGATTGATTTAACTCCTGTTTCATCTATGATTACCATTTCTCCAGCTTCTACATCTCTTATCAGATGCCCCCCTATAGAATCTATAGCACATGATTCAGAAGCAAGGAAATAATCTCCCTCATCATTCATTCCAAGACATAGAGGCCTGATTCCATATGGATCTCTTACTCCTATAAGTTTGTTGTCTGCTAATATTACCAAAGCATAAGCTCCTTTTATAGCTCCAACTGTACTTCTGATAGCTTCTTCAAACCCGTTCATAGCTTTTCTGGCTACCATTTTTATTATTACTTCTGAGTCAGTAGTAGATGTAAAAGTAGCTCCTCCATCTTCTAATAATTCTCTGATTACTTTAGTATTTGTCAAATTTCCATTATGAGCAACTGCTATTTGTCCAAGTTTAAATCTGCTTTCCAAAGGCTGTGCATTTTCTATTTTGCTTTCACCAGTAGTTGAATATCTTACATGCCCTATGGCTGCATTTCCTTTTAAATTATTTAGAGTTTCCTGTGTAAATACATCAGCTGTAAGTCCCATACCTTTATATGTTATTAATTCTCCATTATTCGAAACAGTTATTCCTGCACTTTCCTGTCCTCTGTGTTGAAGAGCATATAGGGCATAGTAAGTTAATTGTGAAACTTCTTTTTGAGTTTTGCTGTATACTCCGAAAACTCCACATTCCTCTTCCATTTTGTCCTTTGCTAACATCATTTCTGTGCAGTTCATTATTCAGCCCCCAATCTTTTTAAGACTTCTATATATGCTTCTTCTATTCCGCCTAAATCTCTTCTAAATCTGTCTTTATCTAATTTCATACCAGTTTCTTTATCCCATAATCTGCAAGTATCTGGAGTGATTTCATCTGCAAGAAGGATTTCTCCTTTATTATTTTTACCAAACTCTATTTTGAAGTCAACTAAAGTAATTCCTATTTTATCAAAAGCATTTTTCAACAGGTCATTGATTTGCCCAGTTATTCTATAGATCTCAGCTAGCTCTTCATAAGTAGCAAGTCCTAGTGCAACTGCATGGTGATCATTTATTAATGGATCTCCATAAGCATCATTTTTATAGCAAATTTCAAATATAGTATTTACAGGTTTAGTTCCCTCTTCTACCCCTACTCTTTTAGCCATTGATCCAGCTATAACATTTCTCACTATTACTTCTAAAGGAAATATTTTTACTTTTTGACAAAGTTGATCTCTATCATTAAGTACTTCTACCAAATGAGTTTTTATCCCATTTTTTTCAAGCATTTCAAACAGCATTGCAGTTATTTTATTATTCATTATCCCTTTGTTTTCTATAGTTCCCTTTTTAGCTCCATTTCCTGCTGTTGCATCATCTTTGTAATGAATAATAACTAAATTTTCATCATCAGTTGAGTATACTTGTTTAGCTTTTCCTTCATAAATAAATTCTTTTTTTTGTGCAGACATTTCTTTTTTTCCTCCTAGAAATAATTAATGTATTAAAATTAAAAAATTCTTGATTAAGTTATTTTATAGCTCTACCCCAGTTTCATTATCAGCTATAAATTTTGCTTTCATATCTTTTCTGAATTTTACAAGTTTCTCTTTTAATTCAGGACATTTTAAAGAAAACATTTGTACTGCAAGCATTCCAGCATTATATGAGTTATTAACTCCAACTGTTGCTACTGGAATAGATTTAGGCATCTGTACTATTGAAAGAAGTGCATCCATTCCATTAAAAGCTGCTTCAATAGGTACTCCTATTACAGGAAGCACAGTTTTAGATGCTATAACCCCAGGAAGATGGGCAGCCAACCCAGCTCCTGCTATTATTACTTCATATCCATCTTTTTCTAGTTTTTCCAATGTTTCTTCTAATTTTTCTGGTACTCTGTGAGCAGAAAGAACATGAGCAGAATATTCAATTCCAAACTCTTTTAAGCAGTTAGCTGCTCCCTTCATTTTATCTGTATCTGATTTACTACCAAATATTATGGCAACTTTCATTTTTTACTATCCTCCTAAGAATATCTATTATTTAAAATATTTAAATTCTATTTAAAGTATTTAACTCCATTTTCAAATATCTTTTGTTCTTTGTTTCCAGTGATATTTTTGAAAATATTTTTACCTGCTCTTTCAGAATGTCCCATTTTACCAAATACTTTACCATCTATTGAAGTGATCCCTTCAATAGCACATGTAGAGGCATTAGGATTAAATCTAAACTCATTAGTAGGAATTCCATCAAGATTTACATATTGAGTTGCTACTTGTCCATTTTCAAATAGTTTTTTGATAACTTCATCATTAGCGAAGAATCTTCCCTCTCCATGTGATACAGCTATTTCAAATTCCTCTCCAGTTTCAATTCCTGCTAGCCATGGTGAATTATTTGAAGTAACTTTTGTTTTTACCATTTGAGAAACATGTCTACCTATCTTGTTGAATGTAAGAGTTGGAGAATTTTCAGTAACTTTTCCAATTTCTCCATATGGCAGAAGTCCTGATTTTACAAGAGCTTGGAATCCGTTACAAATACCTAGTATCAATCCATCTCTTTCTAGGAATTTGGCTATTGCTTCTGCTATCTTAGGATTTGTAAGTACAGTTGCAATGAATTTTCCTGATCCATCAGGCTCATCTCCAGAACTGAATCCTCCTGGAAACATAAGTATTTGTGAATTATTTATCTCTTTTACCATTTTTTCTATTGAATCATTGATATAATCTTGAGTTATATTTCTAAATAAAAGTATGTTAGCCTCTGCTCCAGCTTTTTCAAATACTCTGGCTGAATCATATTCACAGTTAGTTCCTGGAAATGCTGGCACTAATACTCTTGGTTTGGCAATTTTATTTTTACATACTATTATTTCTTTCTTTTCATATGGTGTCCAGATGTAATTTTCTACTTTTTCTATTGTTTTGTGTGGGAATACTGGGAATAGTTTATCCAACCATACTTTTTCTCCTTCAGTCATGCAGATTTCTTTATCCCCAACTGCTATCTTGTACTCTTTTATTGTTTCTCCCAACAGCTCTACATTTTTACCTGTAAGCTCTTTAGAAGTTTCTACTACAAATGTTCCATATCCTAACTTGAACAACTCTTCTCCAAGATCAGCTATTTTAGCTCCAACTCTGTTTCCTAGAGTCATTTTACTTACAGCTTCAGCTATTCCACCTCTTTTTAAAGTCATTGCTGACAGGATAGTTCCATTTTTAATATTTTCATATACAAACTCGAAGTTTTCTTTAAGCTCCTCTATATTCGGCATATAGTTATCAAGCATATGATGTCTTACTAAGTATATTTTATTTCCAACAGCTTTAAATTCTGGTGATATAACAACACTTGCTTTTACAGGAGTTACTGCAAAAGATATAAGTGTAGGTGGTACATGAATATCATTAAATGTTCCACTCATTGAGTCTTTTCCACCAATAGCTGGAATTCCAAATCCTCTTTGTGCTTCTATAGTTCCTAACAATGCTGAGAATGGTTTTCCCCAGTTCATTGGATTTTGTCCAAGTTTTTGGAAGTATTC
This genomic window contains:
- the purD gene encoding phosphoribosylamine--glycine ligase, encoding MKILVVGSGGREHAICWKVSQNKNVEKVFCAPGNGGTATLPKGENVNIKGIDELLAFAVKENIDLTIVGSEELLVDGIVDKFQEKGLKIFGPDKKAALLEGSKAYAKDFMKKYGVKTAAYEIFTCPEKATEYIKTCEFPLVVKASGLAAGKGVLICQNLEEALKAVDEIMVDKVFSSAGEEIVVEEFLDGVEASILSVTDSKIILPFISAKDHKKIGEKETGLNTGGMGTIAPNPYVTKEVYDAFITGIMNPTLEGIKAEGMNFAGVIFFGLMINEKGVYLLEYNMRMGDPETQVVLPLLESDFVELLESALEGKLDTAEVKWSNKSACCVVLASGGYPEAYKKGYAITGIEKADNMVFVAGAKLENEKLLTNGGRVLNVVAVGNDLEDARAKAYADAEKIEFTDKCYRKDIGVLYR
- the purH gene encoding phosphoribosylaminoimidazolecarboxamide formyltransferase — encoded protein: MKRALISVFDKNGILEFANFLVKHGVEIISTGGTYKHLKENGVPVIEVAEVTGAPEMLDGRVKTLHPVIHGGILAIRDNAEHMATIKERGISTIDMVVVNLYPFFKKVNEDLTFEEKVEFIDIGGPTMLRSAAKSFKDVVVISDTADYETVMKEMETGEVTFETKKRLAGKVFNLTSAYDAAISQFLLGDEIPKYLNASYEKLMDLRYGENPHQKAAYYVSTTDTGAMKDFEQLNGKELSFNNLRDMDVAWRTVCEFIEPACCGLKHSTPCGAAIGKDVHEAYVKAYECDPVSIFGGIVALNKEVDADTAREMIKIFLEIVIAPSFTDEALEVLKTKKNLRVIKCKHTPQDKINMVKVDGGLLIQDEDLSFTTDYEAVTEKAPTAEEMENLIFGMKVVKHVKSNAIVVVKDMMAVGIGNGETNRIWPTRQAIERAGDKIEGAILASDAFFPFRDVVDECAKAGIRAIIQPGGSMRDQESIDACNEHGISMVFTGMRHFKH
- the purN gene encoding phosphoribosylglycinamide formyltransferase, giving the protein MFKIAVLVSGGGSNLQSIIEKSKSRELACEIACVIGDRECYGVERAAEQGIVSCVLDRKVFKKELCREIDRVVSEKEVDLIVLAGFLSIIDEEFVEKWKGKIINIHPSLLPKFGGPGMYGIKVHEAVLAAGEKESGCTVHYVDNGVDSGEIIFQVKVPVMQGDTAEILQKRILVEEHKLLPKSISKIISER
- the purM gene encoding phosphoribosylformylglycinamidine cyclo-ligase, translated to MAISYKEAGVDKEEGYKAVELMKKAVAKTQNSSVLNGLGSFGAMYELGKYENPVLVSGTDGVGTKLEVALTSKKYDTVGIDAVAMCVNDVLCHGAKPIFFLDYLACGKLDAEIAAELVSGVAEGCYQAGAALIGGETAEMPGFYKVGDYDIAGFCVGAVEKSKIINGSTTSEGDILIAIPSSGVHSNGFSLVRKVITDYTKDFNGKPISETLLTPTKIYVKPVLAVLEKYNVKGMAHITGGGLPENLPRTISEGHQPVVFKDKLRVLDIFKYIQKEGEIPESEMYGTFNMGVGFVLVVDSKDKNGVIEELAKHGEEAFEIGYVQKGEKGLCLR
- the purF gene encoding amidophosphoribosyltransferase, translated to MNCTEMMLAKDKMEEECGVFGVYSKTQKEVSQLTYYALYALQHRGQESAGITVSNNGELITYKGMGLTADVFTQETLNNLKGNAAIGHVRYSTTGESKIENAQPLESRFKLGQIAVAHNGNLTNTKVIRELLEDGGATFTSTTDSEVIIKMVARKAMNGFEEAIRSTVGAIKGAYALVILADNKLIGVRDPYGIRPLCLGMNDEGDYFLASESCAIDSIGGHLIRDVEAGEMVIIDETGVKSIRYAENNKVAPCSFEHIYFARPDSIIDGINVYEARVKAGRLLAKQMKIEADIVIGVPDSGIPAAIGYAEESGIPYAMGLIKNKYIGRTFIKPTQALREQAVMVKLNPLRVQLEGKRVVIIDDSLVRGTTSKILIDLIRRAGAKEVHFRSASPAVKYSCFYGIDTAHREELIAARMTVDEIRKEINADTLDYLSMDNMIKSLNCKDYCVGCFSGEYPMCTPTEE
- the purC gene encoding phosphoribosylaminoimidazole-succinocarboxamide synthase; amino-acid sequence: MSAQKKEFIYEGKAKQVYSTDDENLVIIHYKDDATAGNGAKKGTIENKGIMNNKITAMLFEMLEKNGIKTHLVEVLNDRDQLCQKVKIFPLEVIVRNVIAGSMAKRVGVEEGTKPVNTIFEICYKNDAYGDPLINDHHAVALGLATYEELAEIYRITGQINDLLKNAFDKIGITLVDFKIEFGKNNKGEILLADEITPDTCRLWDKETGMKLDKDRFRRDLGGIEEAYIEVLKRLGAE
- the purE gene encoding N5-carboxyaminoimidazole ribonucleotide mutase produces the protein MKVAIIFGSKSDTDKMKGAANCLKEFGIEYSAHVLSAHRVPEKLEETLEKLEKDGYEVIIAGAGLAAHLPGVIASKTVLPVIGVPIEAAFNGMDALLSIVQMPKSIPVATVGVNNSYNAGMLAVQMFSLKCPELKEKLVKFRKDMKAKFIADNETGVEL